AATTGACGGTATCCTCCAGAATACCTGGCAGGGCGAAATTCCATGGAGTGAAGCAGTCTATCCCCTGACAACCGGAGAACACGAATTGACCTGGAAATATACCAAGAACTCAAGTGGCGCTTCCGGGTCTGATTGTGCCTGGATAGATTTTATCATTCTACCCCTTTCTGAGGTTCCTGGAACCATCATAGGTGATGTCACAGCTGATGCTCAGATCAATGTTCAAGACATTGTTCGTCTGGTGAATATCATCCTGGGTCAAGGCGCCGAGGTGCAGCCATATGAATTATATTGCGGAAATATGAATGGTGACACAATCATTGATATCGGGGATCTGGTCCTGTTGGTCAATATCATCATGGGCCAATAATCAGTCAGTAACGACAGCTATCATACTGTCTTGCATTTGAATATCGTTCTATTATACCAATTAAACCGGCGGTGAATAGACATAACCATCAGGACCTTTCCTGAGATAGTCTGCTTTTTAACCCCAAATCCAGCGCTATCGTTTCTGGAACATCACCTTGGCAACTGACGTACATAAATATATATTGCTCGGCCTTAGCCCGCATGGATGGGGAAGCTTGATAAATTAAGGGAATGAGCTCGATACTTACACCAGCACAATCTCCAAATGAAGCAAGGGCATATTTTTAATAAGCTTTTATCTGTGTGGTCAACACAGGCGCATGAAAAAGGGATCAACAATGGAATTTCTTAAACCTCGAGACATGGTAAAAACGCTCATAGCAGCCTTTGTGCTGGTCTTTACCTTCCTGCTTTATCTGGACACCATGGCTCCCACGGTATCATTCTGGGATTGTGGGGAATTTATTGCTGTCTCACACACTCTGAGCGTTCCGCATCCACCTGGATCACCCCTTTATCTGTTATTGGGACGTGTAATCTCCATGTTGCCCATTGCTGGCGGTGCTGCCCTTGACCCGGTACTGAATGAACCCCAATTCCATTATATAGCCTACCGTATTAATCTGTTGTCACCACTGGCTACCGCTTTTGCCAACATGTTTCTCTTCCTGATCATCGTCCGCCTGGTCGTTGAATGGCGGGGTAAGATCAAAGATACTACCGACAAATGGATTGCCTATGGAGGCGGGCTGGTCGGTTCCCTTTCAATCGCTTTTTCTGACAGCCATTGGTTCAATGCAGTTGAAGCTGAAGTTTACTCCATGAGTATCTTTTTCACAGCTATTGTGGTGTGGCTAATCCTGAAATGGTCTGAAAAAGTGGATGAGGGGGGCGCTGGTTCCCGCTATATCCTGATCATTTCATATATGATGGGTCTTGCGATCTCCGTCCACATGCTCAACCTGTTAACCATTCCTTTTATCGCCTTAATTATGTATATAAAACTTAACCCAGATGATGACGGTATAGAGATGATGGTGAACATTCTGGCTGTTATTGGCATTATGGCAATGGGAATCCTCATCGCCATTGAAATGGCTCTGCCAGCAACCTCTATGGAATATTTGAGGCTCTCAGATGGTGATAGAGGCTCTAAACTTATGGTTCTTGGGGTGATCTTCTTGGTTATTACAGGCGGGGGTGTCTGGGGACTTTCGCAGGCATTTAAAGCCGAACGGAGGAGGCGACTCTGGAAACAGGTCCTGCTCATGGGTGCAGCTGGTGCAGCCTATTTAATAATTTATCTGGGCATTATTAAGGGCATGCCCAAGCTGGCCAATTTTATGGGCAATCTTATGAATACTCAAGATGCAGTGTCGGCCATTGGAGCCACCTTTGCTGTGAGTATTGCCATCTTAATGGCACTCATTTATTTTGTTCCAATCTTCTCTCGTTCACGCGCTACAGAGATCCGGCTTTCGATCATGGCACTGTTGATGGTGTTGATTGGCTTTACATCCTACGAAACCATTTTTATCCGCTCTGCTCAGAATCCCAATATTGATGAAAATGACCCTGAAACGGTTGCCCGGGCTGTCTCCTACCTTGAGCGTGAGCAATACGGAAGTTACCCCATGTTCTATCGTGATCGCTGGGGTGAGAAACCTTTGAATAAAAACACAGCAAATCCCGGACGGGTAGTGAAGATTAAAAGTACAGGCAAGATCGGAGAGATCATCTCTGTACAAGGTGACCAGATCAAATTGGAGGTGGGTGGACGTGAAGTTAATCAGCGCATCTCAAATTTGAGTGCCATCGTTAATGGTTATCGATCCAGTACAGATTTTTTCTGGCGCTATCAGATTAACCATATGTACGTCCGTTACTTCAAATGGCAATTCTGGGGGCGCAGTGGAGACCGCGCTGACCTCTCACAACTCTGGGGCATCCCGTTTCTACTGGGATTGCTTGGCATGGGACACCATTTTGCAAAAGATTCTCGACGGGCTTTCGCGGTGGCTGCCTTATTCATGCTCACCGGATTTGCTATTTTGCTTTATCTCAATCAGGATGATCCCCAACCCAGAGAGCGGGATTATTCCTATGTGGGCTCGTTTTATGCCTTTGCCATCTGGATCGGTATTGGGGCAGCAGCAGTTTTCGAAAAGCTCAAGGATTGGCGTAAAGATTCACCTGTGATATATAGTGCTGTTCTGGCTGTTATGCTGCTGGCGATACCCGTTAATATGATTCGGGCTAATTACCACACCCATGATCGTTCCGGAAATTATGTTGCCTGGGAATATTCCTATAATCTACTCAACACCTGCGAACCGGATGGAATCATTTTCACCAATGGTGATAACGATACCTTTCCGCTCTGGTATCTTCAGGAGGTTGAGGGCATTCGGAAAGATGTGAGGGTTGTAAATCTAAGTCTTCTGAATACGCCCTGGTATATCAAACAATTAAAGAACATTGAACCAACTGTTCCCATCAGTTTGTCTGATGATGAGATCGATGGCCTGGGTCTGACCAGATTTGAAGAGCGTGAGATGTTTATTCCCGGTCCTGCCAATTTTTATGATAAACCGGAAGCTGGCTCCCTGGAAAAAGGTGCTTCCGGCTTAAGTTGGAATTTGCAGCCAACCATCTCCCGGCAAAAGAATCCACAAACGGGTAAACTCGTTGGTGGTTTAAGGGTTCAGGATGTCATGATCTTTGAGATCCTGCGCATGAATGCCTGGAAACAGCCCATCTATTTTGCTGTCACAGTTTCACCCAGCAATCAGATCGGATTGGGTGATTATCTGCGTATGGATGGTCAGGCATATCAGCTTATGCCTTACAAAGTTGGTTTAAGTATCGATGAAGATGTTATGTACGAGAAGATCATTGACACCTATCGCTACACCAACCTGGATGATCCGGATGTGTATTATCCACCAAATGTCCAACGCCTGCTGCAAAATTACCGCAAGGGCTTTCTACAATTGGTCTATGAGTACGGTTTAACCGGAAAAGAAAACCGTGAAAAGGCGCTTCACGTTTTGCACAAGATGGACGAGCTGGTTCCTGATGCAACAATCCCCATTACCTACATGGATCTATACTTGCAGATCGCACAAATGTATCATCAACTTGAGGATGACACCAGTGCCTGGCGCTATATGGATGATGCCTTTAAAAATGGACGTGAAGATCTGCCGCTCATGGAAAAAGTGAAAGTGGCCTCGATCTGGAATGATCTCTTTGATGAAACCTCCAAAGCACTTGACATTCTCCTTCCTTTAAGCATGGAGGCTCCTTTGAATGCTCAGGTTGTCTATGAGATCGCCCGCTCTTATGTCAAGGATGGAAATGCTGTGGAAGGTGAGGAGTGGGTCAACCGTCTGGCAGCTCTGGCACCCATGGCTCGGGAAACCCGTACTTTGCAGAACCGTATCAAAGAAATGAAGGCTGATTCTACCGGTTCGTAACATCCTGGCCCAAATTCGAGATTTTTAATCAAGCCCCGGGTTATTCCGGGGCTTTTTTTGGCATTGTACAAATTGAAGTTCGTTGTAAAAAACAAGATTTTGATTAGCTGTAAATCATACTAAACATCTATATTCAGCGCAATTAGAGGAAGGATATTAGTGAATCGAAAAAGCCCTACCTGTAAAGCTGGGAAAACCGGACGTCCTCTCATGGAGTACGATACTAAAGCTGAAGCAAAAACAGCAGCTCGGCACGCGAATAAAAACTATGCTGGAAACGATCTGATTCCCTACAAGTGCAATCAGTGTGGCTTCTGGCATCTCTCTCCCACTGACCGACAGACACCCAGCGAGACCTGTCCGGTCTGCCGCGGAGCAGATGGCAAGCCCAAAGAAGCTTATACCTCAGAAAGAGATGCCCTGCGCCGAGCTGGACATCTTCGCAAGGAACAAGGGGTTAAACTATCTGTTTATAAATGTGAGCATGGACATGGCTGGCATTTAACAAAAAGGGGTTAACGATCCTATTCGCGTGATTCGCCAGCCAAAGGATCAATAGTCGGCTGCCATTGATATTCCCGTAGCACAACAATTCCTGCACGACTAAAAACCACATCTTCATTTTCCAGCAGTTTGCGTTGAACCGCTCCCCCCATCTCCAGGTTGAGACTGATCTTGCCCTGGGCATTGATCACCCGGTGCCAGGGGATATCTTCAGAAGGGACGGCATGCAGGGCATAGCCAACTTGCCGGGCTTGGCGGTAATAGCCTGCCAGAGTGGCAATTTGACCGTAGGTAGCCACTTTCCCAAAGGGGATCTGTTTGACCACGGAATAAATCACTTCCCATTTGCTTGGTTTGTTCATGTTCTCGTTCACATACTCACTGCGAGATCCACCTGGTCCAGACGACGATTTGAATCGTTACTTTGTGCTGGATCCCTTCTTCTTTGCTTTTTTTCTTTTCTTTTTGATCGAATGGCGACTCTCATGAAAGTATTTAGCCATGATCTTAGATACTGATACGGGCACAACCTTTTTGATGGCCTGTTTTGGAGAAAACAATTTCCGTTTTCGAAAATGTTTTTCATCCCATTTATCTTTAAGCTTGGTGACCTCCATGAAGTATAGGCGCACTTTGTAGCGACCACCCATTTTCTCATAGGTATAGGTTCCGATCTCTTCCGGGAAAACCTTACCCTTTATCCCAGCCTCTTCCAGCGCTTCCTTGGCAGCCGAATCCTGTGCTGACAATTCCCACTCAACTGAACCTTTTGGCGTGATCCAGCGCTGACTTCCTCTGGCTGTGATGAGAACAACTTTTCCTTTGTATACCGGGATAACACCGGATTGCTTAAAATATCTTTGTTTGGTTCTGGATGCCACGGACTACAACCTCAAGCTTCTTCCGGCTCGGCAAAAAATGACAGGCTGAAAAAGGCGCCCTTTTCATTACCGATATTGACGCTCCCGCCAAGTTGATCCTGCCCCAGCATATATACCAGCCTCAACCCCAGTGAATCACTTTTCTCACGGTCAAAAGAATCCGGATAACCACAACCTGTATCATCTACCTGTAGTTTTATTAAGCCTTCTTTCCCCTGGGTCAGCTTGATGAAGATAGCTGGTGCCCGCTCACATTTTTCCCTAAACGCATATTTCAGTGAATTTGTTACCAGCTCATTTACGATCAATCCACAGGGAATCGCTTCACGTGGTTCCACAAGAACTACATCGGTATTACAATGCAATTTAACTTGATCCTGTTGGGACGACAGAACGCTCATCAGGTCCTCAGCAATGGAGCATAGATAATTGCCCAGATCCAGATTATTAAACGTGTCCGACCGGTACAGCCTTTCGTTCAGCAGTGACATCGTTCTGAGACGATCTCGGCTGACTTCAAAAGCATTCTTGACTGCTTTGTCTTTAAATTTTTGAGCTTCCAGAAAAAGCAAGCTGCCAGCCAGATTGAAATTGTTTTTTACGCGATGATTGATCTCTCGTAAAAGGACTTCCTTTTCGCCTAGAAGTGACTCTTTTTCTTCAATGAGCCCCTGAAGCTGTAATTCTGTTTGCTTTCGTAGACTGATGTCATGCAGTGTAATGACCACAGATCTTAATAATCCGGATTTTTCAGCTATTTCAGAGCGTTCTAAATCATAGTATTTTATGCTATCTTTTGTACTTAATGCAATTTCTACATCCTGATTGCGTATGGCTTGCTGCAATAATTCAGGTAGTTCCTTGGTAAAAACCATTGTTCGAGCATCTTCCTGGCTAAAAAACAACTGTCGGGCGGCAATATTAAGATCCAACAAGTTTAGCTTGTGGTCAAACACCAGGATCGCATCGGTAACCTCTGAGAAAAGACGACTGT
This is a stretch of genomic DNA from Candidatus Neomarinimicrobiota bacterium. It encodes these proteins:
- a CDS encoding NUDIX hydrolase gives rise to the protein MASRTKQRYFKQSGVIPVYKGKVVLITARGSQRWITPKGSVEWELSAQDSAAKEALEEAGIKGKVFPEEIGTYTYEKMGGRYKVRLYFMEVTKLKDKWDEKHFRKRKLFSPKQAIKKVVPVSVSKIMAKYFHESRHSIKKKRKKAKKKGSSTK
- a CDS encoding histidine kinase N-terminal 7TM domain-containing protein; this encodes MQFNPFSIPIILGIGFLSFLMRLVVHRNRGRVVIAFTVFGSLVLLHGAFFSAYLIAANPTVQTLLFYLMVYSTMLIPVAVLFFVLEYFGYENWITWKSVSTLLFFPILSGVMALTDPIHGLFWEKVSIVAYNGFSYVQVTMGLIPILVTTYLYFILGISVALMFWGISHIPKQRRPEINILIVALSIPLLVDMVRTFDLNPWPHLYITPYGTLVSVILLSISIVRYDFLNAIPAAYSRLFSEVTDAILVFDHKLNLLDLNIAARQLFFSQEDARTMVFTKELPELLQQAIRNQDVEIALSTKDSIKYYDLERSEIAEKSGLLRSVVITLHDISLRKQTELQLQGLIEEKESLLGEKEVLLREINHRVKNNFNLAGSLLFLEAQKFKDKAVKNAFEVSRDRLRTMSLLNERLYRSDTFNNLDLGNYLCSIAEDLMSVLSSQQDQVKLHCNTDVVLVEPREAIPCGLIVNELVTNSLKYAFREKCERAPAIFIKLTQGKEGLIKLQVDDTGCGYPDSFDREKSDSLGLRLVYMLGQDQLGGSVNIGNEKGAFFSLSFFAEPEEA
- a CDS encoding DUF2723 domain-containing protein; translation: MEFLKPRDMVKTLIAAFVLVFTFLLYLDTMAPTVSFWDCGEFIAVSHTLSVPHPPGSPLYLLLGRVISMLPIAGGAALDPVLNEPQFHYIAYRINLLSPLATAFANMFLFLIIVRLVVEWRGKIKDTTDKWIAYGGGLVGSLSIAFSDSHWFNAVEAEVYSMSIFFTAIVVWLILKWSEKVDEGGAGSRYILIISYMMGLAISVHMLNLLTIPFIALIMYIKLNPDDDGIEMMVNILAVIGIMAMGILIAIEMALPATSMEYLRLSDGDRGSKLMVLGVIFLVITGGGVWGLSQAFKAERRRRLWKQVLLMGAAGAAYLIIYLGIIKGMPKLANFMGNLMNTQDAVSAIGATFAVSIAILMALIYFVPIFSRSRATEIRLSIMALLMVLIGFTSYETIFIRSAQNPNIDENDPETVARAVSYLEREQYGSYPMFYRDRWGEKPLNKNTANPGRVVKIKSTGKIGEIISVQGDQIKLEVGGREVNQRISNLSAIVNGYRSSTDFFWRYQINHMYVRYFKWQFWGRSGDRADLSQLWGIPFLLGLLGMGHHFAKDSRRAFAVAALFMLTGFAILLYLNQDDPQPRERDYSYVGSFYAFAIWIGIGAAAVFEKLKDWRKDSPVIYSAVLAVMLLAIPVNMIRANYHTHDRSGNYVAWEYSYNLLNTCEPDGIIFTNGDNDTFPLWYLQEVEGIRKDVRVVNLSLLNTPWYIKQLKNIEPTVPISLSDDEIDGLGLTRFEEREMFIPGPANFYDKPEAGSLEKGASGLSWNLQPTISRQKNPQTGKLVGGLRVQDVMIFEILRMNAWKQPIYFAVTVSPSNQIGLGDYLRMDGQAYQLMPYKVGLSIDEDVMYEKIIDTYRYTNLDDPDVYYPPNVQRLLQNYRKGFLQLVYEYGLTGKENREKALHVLHKMDELVPDATIPITYMDLYLQIAQMYHQLEDDTSAWRYMDDAFKNGREDLPLMEKVKVASIWNDLFDETSKALDILLPLSMEAPLNAQVVYEIARSYVKDGNAVEGEEWVNRLAALAPMARETRTLQNRIKEMKADSTGS
- a CDS encoding MGMT family protein; this encodes MNKPSKWEVIYSVVKQIPFGKVATYGQIATLAGYYRQARQVGYALHAVPSEDIPWHRVINAQGKISLNLEMGGAVQRKLLENEDVVFSRAGIVVLREYQWQPTIDPLAGESRE